From a region of the Kaistia sp. 32K genome:
- a CDS encoding aspartyl/asparaginyl beta-hydroxylase domain-containing protein — MEVLAIILMFAAASVVYVYRFRGEARYQSLSEYFRKGWPIFAPFNCVLYMTTRAHGSKAILDPAEFPEIERLRQNWQTIRDEGLQLVRQSYFDATKRPGTAGSYDVGFRTFFKYGWSRFYLNWYGYTHHSARRLCPRTVEILATVPGLHGAMFALLPGRSQLTRHADPLAVSLRCHLGLATPNSDACFINVDGQNLSWRDGEILLFDETYLHYVRNDTDSDRLILMCDIRRPLNPVGALFNLVYHRLTQASIVPNTPEDHRGLANRIFAELAPVLARFRSLKSTNRRAYYVMKWTLNIVLLILPIVLILLLISLILGLT, encoded by the coding sequence ATGGAAGTTCTTGCGATCATTCTCATGTTCGCTGCCGCGAGCGTCGTCTACGTCTACCGGTTCCGGGGCGAAGCTCGCTACCAAAGCCTGTCCGAGTACTTCCGCAAGGGGTGGCCCATCTTCGCCCCGTTCAATTGCGTGCTCTACATGACCACGCGTGCTCACGGATCGAAGGCCATCCTCGATCCGGCCGAGTTCCCGGAAATCGAGCGCCTGCGGCAGAACTGGCAGACGATCCGGGACGAGGGGCTCCAGCTTGTGCGCCAGAGTTATTTCGACGCCACCAAGCGTCCCGGCACGGCCGGCTCCTACGATGTCGGCTTCCGCACGTTCTTCAAGTATGGCTGGAGCCGCTTCTATCTCAACTGGTACGGCTACACGCACCATTCCGCGCGACGGCTCTGCCCGAGGACGGTTGAAATCCTGGCGACGGTGCCCGGTTTGCACGGCGCCATGTTCGCCCTGCTCCCGGGCCGCTCGCAGCTCACGCGACACGCGGATCCCCTCGCCGTATCGCTGCGCTGCCATCTCGGCCTCGCCACGCCCAATTCGGACGCCTGCTTTATTAACGTCGACGGACAAAACTTGAGCTGGCGCGACGGCGAGATCCTCCTGTTCGACGAGACCTACCTGCACTATGTCCGCAACGACACGGACTCGGATCGCCTGATCCTGATGTGCGACATCCGCCGGCCGCTGAACCCTGTCGGCGCGCTATTCAATCTCGTCTACCACCGGCTGACGCAGGCCTCGATTGTCCCCAATACGCCGGAAGATCATCGCGGCCTGGCCAACCGGATCTTCGCCGAACTGGCGCCCGTATTGGCTCGGTTCCGATCCCTCAAATCAACGAACAGGCGAGCCTATTACGTCATGAAATGGACCCTGAACATCGTCCTGCTCATCCTGCCGATCGTGCTGATATTGCTCCTGATAAGCCTGATCCTCGGGCTGACATGA